DNA sequence from the Hirundo rustica isolate bHirRus1 chromosome 25, bHirRus1.pri.v3, whole genome shotgun sequence genome:
tgacagcagctggggaagcaCCCAAAGGCTGCTTAGAATGAGTGAAGTCTCTTTGCCTTCTGTTGATCAATTAATTCGGGCAGCCTTTGTtcagagcctggccagggctgtcGTGGCACTACAAAGAAATAATCAGAGCTCTGGAGCGGGGtgaggagcagccacagccaacCAGAGGCGGATTTTGCCCAGTTATTGGCGGCTGTGCCTCCTTGTGAGGTGTGGGGATGGGTTTGTGTCTCTCCTGTGACCTTCCTGGCGCTGTCTCTGCTGGGAGTTGTCAcctcctgtcctggctgcacgctctgcagcagccctgaAGAGGAGGTGGCTCTGGAGAAAGGGGGGTCAGTATGGCTCAGACAGGGAGCCCCAAGGTGCAGCAGTGCTGTCAAGGACGGGCTCAGCGCTCGGCAGGTGCCGGTGATgcggttttatttttaaaattgaaccTTCATTGCGTGGTGCTGGTGAAAGCAGCTGCCGCAGCACCCAGCTGGCACCGCCAGCGGCGCTGAGTTTTGGGGAGAGCaagggaggagctgctcctcttgCCCCTCACTCCCACAGAGCAGCCTCGGGCATGAAATCCATCACCttcccccttcctctcctgGAATTTCACTGCACAGACCCATCTGAGAGCAGAGGGGtcagagcagcctggccttggtgccacctgtccccaccctgcccaCACAGGAAGGACACGGGCCAGAGGAGGGCAGTGCCCTGGGAATGTTGAAAAGAACCTGGGTCTGGAGGAAGAGCAAGGTTTGGATACGAATAATTGCTAATTATCAGGAAGAACAAGTGCCATTTGTCACGGTAATCAGCGATCTGTCAGTTCGAGTGGATGCTACTTTCCTCCTTCTGCTCATCTCCCACGGTCTGGGTGTGTCTGAAGAGCTCTGCACGGGCTGGGACGTGGCCagagccccacagcccctcctgccccaccaaGGATGGGTTCCagagccccacagcccctcctgccccaccaaGGATGGGTTCCAGACCCtcacagcccctcctgccccaccaaGGATGGGTTCCAGAGCCCCACcgggctgtccccagtgcccccagtgctccACCCACCTCAGCCAGGACTAGCAGGGTGCACCCGCACAGGCCAAGGGGTGCCCATGGAGAGACAGATGCTGGGGGTTGCGGCCCGGTTGGGGCAGccttggcacagagctgggtgaccctggcacagagctggatgactctggcacagggctgggtgACACTGGCACACAGCTGGGTGACAttggcacagggctgggtgACATTGGCACAGGACTGGGTGAGTCTGCCACAGGACTGGGTGatcctggcacagagctgggtgACCTTGGCTCAGGGCTGGGTGACATTGGCATAGGGCTGAGTGACATTGGCATAGGGCTGGGTGACATTGGCACAGGACTGGGTGACCCTCACACAGGACTGGGTGACAttggcacagggctgggtgactctggctcagggctgggtGACATTGGCACACAGCTGGGTGACATTGGCACAGGACTGGGTGACtctggctcagggctgggtgccctccagcagcacccaccaaCCCCTCCACGTGTGacctcagctgcctctgcacTTGTGGCTGCCACTTAGAGCGGCAAGAGCTGCCTGGGAGGCACAGGAGCCGTTTAATTACACAATTATAAATAACTTCAGCCTTTTTATCTCCCTGAGGCTGACAAGCACCTTCAGCATCAGACAAAGAGCAGCTGTTATCGCTCAGCACAGCAGCTACTCCTGGGCAGCTGCCACCCCTGAAGGAGCACAGACaaaagcagaggagctgcactCTGTCAGCGGGTCCAGATCTGCCCcagggcactggcacagcacGGGCATGCCCTctgctcagggagctgcagcttccttttttctgccccaacagcaggagcaaaagggaaggaggagagccATGGCGTTGTTCGGAGGTTTCTGGAGTTTCTGTAACAATGAAGGGCACCCACAAGGTGTTTCCCCAGGcacctgctcccacagcccttTTTTTAAGGATGGTGTCTGACCCGGAGGATGTTAAAAAGTCGCTTTAACGAGCTCTGGTTTATTGACAGAGCAGACTTTCAGGAGTTGGTCACACCAGGGGTGTTGCACCACTGCACACAGAACTCTCTGAAAAGCAGACACTTTCGGTGATGCTGCACAGCTGCCGGGGTTGTCCCCACcctggtggcagtgccagctccgTGGTGTGGCatccccctgcctgctctgctgctgggcaccTCCTCGGGTGCTGTGACAAAtccctggcacctgcagcacgTGGGGAGCTtcccctgctgtgccctgcgTGGTGGGAGCCCAGCTCGCTGCTGCGTGTGCAGCCGTAAACATCCCCATTACCTCCCCCAGTGTTGGAATCCCATAACGGGGCtgaaataaagcagcagcaccacatCCCTGTGGGGGCCCTCGATCATCTGTCCCTGGGGGAAACGTCTGGAAAAGAACCCGGAGCTGGGCAATTCAGGTTTTTCTTGCGAATCCCTTCTGTGCGATGAAGCCCGTCGCTGCTGACGTGTTCCACGGGGAACGCCGTGCCTCGCTTTGCTggaagcttcctgcagctcaggtgtgatggggcagcagtggggcagcagCCAGCGCTGCCAGGCCGGTCTGACTCGTAAAAAacccctgtggctgcagggccagggaCTCTGGAGCCCTGAGCGTGGGGCTGTCCCTCCAGGCAGCCCTAGGGGTGGCACTCAGCCCTGGGGGTTGATGCTGTTAAATATCTTTAAGTGAATTCTATTAAGCTCTAGGAGGCAGAAAGAGGGCAAcgaagaagctttttttttgtgaggttgAGGTGTTCCTGGATGATGGCGATTTTGTGCTGGATAAATGGCTGTTTGGGAGTGTAAGTACAGTGTCCCGGGGTAATGGAATATCCATCAGGAATGCTGaacactgctggggaaaaacagGCTCAGGGGCCTCAAAAATGAGCAGAGTTTCCCTGAGGTGGTGAAAATCACGGTTAGCAGTTGTTTCTCCTGAGGGGAGCCGGGTGGATCTGTGAGGCACACGCTGTCTCACGGCGATGCACAAGTCCCCGCTTTGCCTcgcgggggaaaaaaaaaagggatgtgTTAGGTATCACATCACACTGCATCGAAATGCAAAGTGGCACAATGAATCAAACTccccaaaataaaactttcttcCAGAAATAAGCTTGTCACTGTCAGTTTAAACTCTTGCCAAAGAAGCGTGATTCCATTCCTCTTGCCAGTGATTTGTGGTAGTGGGTGTGTTTAATCGCTATTTCTGAGAGCAGGAGACTAAAAGGCGAGCGAAGGTGTTTCTGTTCAAAGGCCCACCATGAAAGCCAGATCCTAAATGCAGCTctgacacagcagagctgggaggagagagCACAAAGCACAACGCACACGGGGGGAAAAGGAGCGTTTCCACGGTGGTGACGCAGGGGGAACTCGGGGCAGGACTACTGCCCACCCAACCATGGCACTGGCCTCTGCACCTCACCACCCCGAAGGGTTTTAAGGGGTTATTTAGACAGAAAATCTTACAAAACTCTGCAGGGAGGGAGTGGATCCTCTCCCTGTGGGAAAGGTCTCAGAGTGACAGCCTCGGGAAGGGCACCAGTCTGGAGGAAGCCTTGATGTGCCACCGTGGGCACTAATCCCGGTGGCTCCATGGCTAGGGGACGGGGTGGTGACGTGCTCCTGGGTTGTTTTCTGCAAAGGCAAACCCCTGCCATGCCCCCAGTGCAGCACGGGCTGGTGccaccagccctgcccagctcgTGGCTGGTGGGACCCTTCAAGGCTGAGCCAGTTTGAAACATCCCTCGAGTCACTGACTTGAGGAACGCTTCAAACAGATCGTTTATTTTCGTTAGGCTTGTAGCAATATCTCTGTCCCGGTGTTCCTGAGTGAGGCAGGTTGACAGCTGTCCTCAGGAATGCTTTAATTGTGTTTTCCTCGCTTTGCACAGCTCTTAGCTAATGCGTTCTGGCTTCATTAGATTAGACACCTCTTGTCCCGAGGATGTTGTCATGTTTTCAAATGGCTTCAATCAGCACCTCCCAGGCTCCGGCTATTTCAGGATACAATAAAGCTAAACCTCATCCAGGCTGGTGAGTAATGGAGGTGCATCTCCCacccccacccagcctggctttaTATTTGCCTGGCTGACATCCCGCGGCTGCTGGCAGAACACAATTAAACCTCTTGTCTTGCAGGCATTGTCCACGGTTACACGCAGCTCGGGAGGAAGAGCTCAGCAACAGCAACTGGGTGTCTAATGATCTTGTCATGGAGAACAGCAGAGAGAGATAAATGAGCGAGGAAAGAGCCAAGATCAAAGCTCAGCTCTCCAGATGTCCGGGGCAGGTTGCAGGCTGGCCATGCTCTTCTCCTCAGAGCCACGCTGCCACTGCACCGGGGAGAGAGGGACACGTGTCCTCAATGCCATGATGAAATGCAGAGGGACACAGCCTAAACCCACCCAGGGCTTAGAGAGAGCCTGACTCAGGGCTTCTCCCCTGAGCACCTCCAGGCATGGCCTCTCATAAACCTCATTCTGCAGAAGCGTTCTTCCTCCTGGGATCCCAGGACCCTTCACCCGCTGCTGTCCCCACCACCCAGCTCGGGAAGGAAACCGAGGTGGGGAGGGTCCAGCCAGACcccgggctgggggcagagACCTGCTGCGCTGtctgggggagggctgacagCTCCAGGACAGAACCTGCACTCTGTCCCTCACGCCAGCCCCAGGCAAGGGCTCTCCTTCCCCAGACACTCTCCCCTGGCAGGAGAATTGCCTCAGCCCTGTCTTATCATGAGCCACCGCAATATCGGCATCGATCCCTTTCACCCCACAGGCAGTATTTTGACTTCTGGAATTCATCTTACCTAGCAAGGGACTCTAAATATATCCCGGACAATTTCCCCTCCTCATTTTTAATAATCTCTTTCAGCCTGAAATTAGtttttgaaaatatgtattGGGATGATGGGCTTTTTTATCACAGCTGATGGACAATATTCATCACACCTGTGTCCTACTCCTCACGATGCACGCACATTCCTTAGAGCAGTCCTGCAGCGCTTTGAACAGCACCTAATTCATTACAACCCCATCACTGCATGTGCGTGCTCCCCTCACCAGTGTCACGGGTGATTTGTCACTCGTGTCCCTGTGGGCAGCTCTGGCCCCACCTGGCAGAGCCACTGTCGCTCCCTGAGCCGTGGGGCAGGGTGGAACGCCCCTGTTCAAGCGTGGCAGGTGTAAAGGATGCTTCACTGCCCCCACCCTGGAAACCTCCACAAGGTGGCAGGTGGAAGAGCAGAagcaaaaaacctttttctgtcCAGGATCTCTTTGCTCACTGGGCACAGCGAGGCTGAGGCGATGCGCTGGGGCTGCGCTGGCACatcctcccagccctggagggacCAGAGGGGAGCCATGGGGACAGGACCATGGTGCCTCTCTCAGCCCCCAGCTCAGTCAGggtctccaggagagcagctcctctAGAAAACCTTCTCCAGCAAATTCCCATTTTGCCAGACTCTGCTGCCAGGCCATCACCTGGACCCTGTTTGGGTGCTCACACCCAAGCTGGGATTTGGGTACAAGGGCATTGAGCACTCACGCACAAATTAACCCAGTGTttggggctgagctgcagcccctgagcGATGCTCAGCTCTCCCAACCTCCCCTCACGCCGCCTGAGGGCTggatgtgctgggctggggaatGCACTGCACCAGCCTGGGGGTTCACGCTGTGCCAGGGCGGAACAGAAGGCACAGGAAGGCAcaaaaaggcacagaaaggcacagaaaggcaaaggaaggcacagaaaggcacagaaaggcacagaaaggcacaaaaaggcacagaaaggcAAAGGAAGGCACAGAAAGGCAAAGGAAGGCACAGAAAGGCCTGGTCAGGATTCCCTGACACCTGGCAGTTGTGGCGTGGTCTCTGAGTTCTCTGCTCCCCGCCGTGCTGCCATGTGCTCTTGTCTCTGTGTTCTGGGCTGTGACTGTGGTGCTCTGGCACGTTTTgatctgcaggagctgcttggCCAGACAGAACTCCGTGCTGGCAGCTCTTGGCAGGGTCTCTTTGCCCAGCAGATTCCCTCGGAGCTGCGTTCCGTCGCCTTTCTCAGCTCTAATGAAGGAACACAAAGGCAAAGCAGGAGCGTCTGAGTGGCCTGAGCTGTTCACTgggcgctgccccggcccctcTGCCCACGCTCCAGACAACTTCCAACTGCACCTTCCATTTGGCATCGATCACTGCCCGCTTCCTTGTGCCTTCATTAGCAGTCGGCAGAGGCAGCCGACTGACACTGAGAGAGAACGGCTCCTCAGATGCCATCAATCAAGTGCCACCAGGatgcagctccctgggctggCGGGCCACAAGGACACGCTCGGTGGGAGATCAGCTTTCCaagccctctcccagcacagccccagctccgcAGCGGGGCGGACAGGGAGAGACCCGGGTCTGCAGGCTGCCATTGCTCACTGACCCCTCCATCCTGCCTCAGGGCTCTCCGATCCTTTCAGGGGTAAGCGGGAAGAAAATCCACAATTACTTTATTTTGGGAGAGGGTGAAATACACAGGAACATCTGACAGCATCTCCAGAACACTGTGTTCAGTCTGGGGCTGTAATCGGGTCCCAGTCCTGCTCAGGACTCAGCAACAGCAGCTGAGACCTCACTGACATTTCCAGTTCCTATCCCCACAGCAAAGGAATTAAATTCAAATTGTGTAAGAAACCTTTTggctgccctgcccagcacagcccagaacTCTGCACCTTCAGCAGGGTTTGTGCTTTATAGGGACGATGGAGCTGTAACTCTTGACCTTTCCCTGGAAAGCGGCTCTGGGCGGGtggccctggcagagcagcagagcacagcagccccGAGAGGAACCGCAGCTGCAGAACCTTCCCCTGGAGGGGCAAGGGAAGGTGCCTGGGATTTTGGTGTTTGTGCAGTGTTAAAATTGGCAATTCTGCCTCATCCTGCTCTTCAGTGTAACAACCCTTCTGGGTGGGGGGAGTGGAAGGCTCGGTGGCTTGTGGGCAGTCATTTTCTGAGATACACAATTTATTCCCTACTCTCATCAGAGATGAGGCTGAAATCACTTTGGGCAGGCTAATCTCTAGGCAGGATAAAAATTCTagttaaatttgttttcctggtaATGAGTATTTAAAGCAGAATCCCAGCTTACACATCCATAaacacatacttttttttttattatttttttaatttatttacagCTCAACTAATTAATGCTTTTAATTAACATGTGCACAGAAGGGCAAGGCAGGTGTACGTGCAGCTGAGTGGGATGTATTATTGCCACCTGCAGTTGGGACTTAGAACCTGCCAAAACCTCTCCAAGAGAGATTTCCAGATCCATGGTATTACATGAGGTCATCCATACAATAAAATGTTTGCTCTGCAAAGGAAATTCATGTATGAATGCTGTTCTACAAGCTTTCTCCCATGCCACACCCAAAGAGCTGTGATTGCAGTTTGTGTTtctggcagaaaaataaaattctagaCAAAGTTAGAGAAGCAGAGTTCTTTACTCTGAACACAGCTCTTAACACGCCAGTCATCAGGCTTTCTGCTCACTTGCTCATCTGCAAGCCCAAGAAAGCAGTGTCATGGTTTTAACCttaagggaaataaaaaaaaaaaaaaaaggaatggtttttctccccaaattaaaaaaaaaagttcaatttATTTTGATCCCATTACATATCATAGGTAGAATAACTAGTTCTTAGCTTCCATTCCGTAGATCAATGAAAGGAAGATACAAGTTAGAGCAAGAACTAAATGAAGGTAGCAGTCCTAAATGTAAAATGTTATTTACAGAGGGATGTAGCTGCTCACTGACTTCCATCTAGGGGTATTTTTGCCTCGTTGCAAGCCTGTGCGAGACAAACCTGAAAGGAAAGAGCAAACAATCAGTACTCAgagacactggcacagcccACAGCCACCTGCGGCTCCAGCCTAAAGGACCTGAagtttgtttttcagagcagTGACAACAGCTCTTTTCCCCACTCTGGATTCAGCCAGATGTGATGGAAagctcctgcttctccttccctgcttcTTCACCTCTGACATCAGCCAAAATTCAAGACAAGGGGTCAGGGGGAAATAATTCTACTGCAGCTCAGCAGTCCCCTGACTGATGAAAGAGGGAGAGCAGTGCCTTACAGCTTCAGGTCACGGCTGACAAAAACACCCAGACTTACTGACAGCTTCTTCATGAGCCCTCGGGCCTTGGGgttcagctgaagaaaattcCTCTTGGTCAAATCCTTTGCTGTCAAACGTATGCTCTGTGGAAACAAACTCAAATCTCAGGTTTTCTGTCTggtcagctgcagcagcaaaacagttaaatttaaaaaaaaaaaaaaaaaaaaaaagagattaatatCTAAGTATAGACAGGCAGGGAACTGCATTCGGCTGGAAGAGAAGCTCGTCTCACACTTTTCCTGCAGTCCATTAATGCATTACTGCCTGTAGTGGTTTTAAACAGCTTGATTTTTGGTGGAGGGTAGGAAAAAGCCGGTGAGTgaatgattatttttttgtgggtgCACCGGCGTTTGGCCAGCACCAAACCCACTGCACTGGCACTTGAGCTGCTTTAAGTGTTTTAAAGCAAATGCACAGAGAAACATCCTCCTGTTCTGCTTCAAAGAGCTTGAGCAGCTCCCACTTCTGGCTAAGAGTCTCTTAAGGCTCTTTTTAAGCTCCACCAACCCACGGATAAAGCGCACAGCTAAAGAGACAAGAGCAGATGAAGCAGAGCTGGTCCAAGCCCTGGATAAAGCACACAGCTAAAGAGACAAGAGcggatggagcagagctggtcCAAGCCCCGGATAAAGCGCACAGCTAAAGAGACAAGAGCagatggagcagagctggtcCAAGCCCTGGATAAAGCGCACAGCTAAAGAGACAAGAGCagatggagcagagctggtcCAAGCCCCGGATAAAGCGCACAGCTGAAGAGACAAGAGCGGATGAAGCGAAGCTGCCGGGGCACCCAGAGGTGCCTGTGCACCCGTGCAGCCCCGCCTGAGCAGGTGCAGGGTCAGGAATTACCTCTCCCCCGCCGAGGGGCAGGGTGAGGACGGCGTCCCCGGTGTCGGCGAGGGGGCTGCCGTTGGCAGAGATGGTGTAAACGCGCTCGTTGAGCGCCGGCGTGCGCAGACCCGGCGTCTTGAACACCCTGAAACCACAAGTTAGGAGTGAGTGATGCCTGCTGACAGCGCCTCGAGTCCCCTCTCTCCTTTCAGAGCCACTAAAGGCTGTGTGGAGAAGAGGTGGAGTAAAGCAGAGTGTACCAGAGATAGGGGGgaaatgttatttgttttctctttaacaAACCTGGAATCGAATCTGGGTGTAACCATGGAGGTGCCTCCCCGCGCACAGATATCAACCATTCTGCCAGTAGCTGGAGTGATAAAGCTGTTTTTGCTTGATCTGTTAAAGGGAAATAAACATCTGCTCCTAAGATGACCCTTAACAAATGTACAGGCACTGGTCAAAGGCTTGAAGAATTATTACTAACCAGTGACCCCAAAAACCGGGGACAGCTTGTTCTCACAAGAGGGGCAGTTGCCCATCTTTCATTCACATCAATTTTTCCCTGTAGCGTGGCACaactctcccccccccccaccactACTGAGCCAAAGTCCATCCCACCAAAGAGAGATATTTACATTTGCACCCTCATTCTCCATTTCAAAGACAGCGCCATCCCCGTTACCTCTTGCTCATGCGCTTCACTCTCGCTGAGGGGGGTCTCCTGGCCACGGGTGGCTTTTTGGCAGATGCCTTCACCTGAAGCACACATCACTCACCAGATCAGTTACTTCCCTCTCGTGGGACAGCTGAGTCCACACAAACAGATGCTCCCACACAAAATGTTggtccctttccatggcacaagagcccagaacaaactccattCAAACCCTTGGGACCTTCCCCCATCACTAGAAttctctgggaagcagcagctgtttgaAGTGCCCCCTCATTCTGGAGGATGACCCTAGTCATCAGCTCAGTCAGGAATTTATATCCTGAGAATAATGTCACCCCAGAGAACAGCTGCTCACCTTGGCAGTTCTTGGATTCACGTTCTCAGCCTCTGTCTCTGAAGGACACTGGCTGTCGACTCTGGACTTCTTTGGCAGAGGAAGCGATGGAGGCTCTGCTTCCTCAACGGTTTCAACGCTCCTTTTGAATTTATCCACTAGAAAGAGAAAGCGTTATCTAAGTAAATTGTAACTTTGAATTATTATTTAGCAGGGGAGGCAAATAGCTGCAAGCAGTTTTGGCAACAATTTGCTTCAGAAATCCAAATTCCAATGCAATCCCGATGGTTGATGGAGCACTACTTTGGattattttgaatgttttaatgaaattaataagAGGTACTGCAGGTACCAGGGATAAAAGTAGGATTATTTTCCTGGTTTAAACATACTGAGGGACGTGAGCAAGAACTGAATTATTATTCAcattaaaaaaccacaacacgCTTCCATCTCACCAATCACACCACAATGTTTAAACTCACCCTTCTTGACGATGTCAAACGGTGTATTGATAACTCCCGCTGTCAGCTTGTCTATTTCTGCTATTTCCAAGTCTgcctaaaaattaaaaacacttgTGGCACCACTGGGATTGCTGACAGCCCAAAGTTCTTGTAAGCCAAAGCTATAGAGCAAACCCCCAATAATTTTAGAGCCAGCCCAGCTTCACATTTGCTGTTGTGCTCAGCCTGGGCCCTTTCATGCCTCTGTGCACGCCCTCAGGACTCggtgcctggctgtgtgtgccttgcccagccctgctgctcaaCCAGCTTGGAAACGCTTTCCTTTACTGCAAAGTGCGTGTGCTCTCAGGGATTTGGGAGTGCGATCTAGCAGATGAGGAAAGAtcaacagagcagcaggaccATGTAAGTCCCAGCTCTGATACAAGGGGCATCCCTTattgttaaaattttaaagaaccatttttgaaaatattgatgTAACTGTTTCTCTTGTGAGAAGCAGTGCGTGATGGCTCTAGAGAGCTTTATGTTGGTGCTGGAAACCTACCATAGCCACCTCCTCCAGCGTCTTTCCACTTCCTTGTTTAgctagaaagaaaacatttcagacaAATCAGGACGTGTCCGGGACAGCTCACACAGCACATCGAGGTGCAAAACCCAGCAcgaaccagctcccagccctagagaacaggagcagcagccccggaCAGCCCCAGGGATGCTTCCCCGGGGATTCCAGGCGCGGCggatcccagctgctcccttgTTCCCGTTGGGGTTTGTTATCCACGGGCGAACGCGCTCCCCCCGCCCAGCACCGCACCGTAGTACTCGAGCCAGTTCATCTGGCGGAGCTCCAGCGGCAGCCGCAGGATCGCCATATCGTACAGGTTCTCGATCTCCTTCACCAGGCACTCCCCGTCCGCCCGCAGCCGCTCCAGCCGCCGGTTCACTGCGGGGACACGCGGCGTTAGCCCTGCCCGCGCCCCCTCATCCCTCTCCCGCTCCGCCTTCCCCTccatctccctctccctctcccgcTCCCACCTTCGCGGTCGAAGTCCTTGAGGAAGGCCGCCAGTTTCCTGCCGCGGGAGCTCGAGCCGCCTTTCCTCCTGGCGGGCGCCATGGCGGCTGCTGAGGGCGGGCGGCGTTCGAACGGCCCGCGGGCCCGCGGCGGCCAAtggcggcgcggcgcgggccGATGacggcgggagcgcggccgggcggggccgggccatGGCGGCGCCGCTGCTGCCGGCGCTCCGGGCCtgggcggaggcggcggcgcgggcggaggcggcggcgcgggcggctcTGGAGGCCTCGGGGCCGCTGCTGGACTCGCTGGCCGCGCTGGCGGCGCAGgtgcgggcggcgcggcggctgccCTGGGACGCTTCGCCGCTGGGCGCTTTCCCGGAGCTGCGGGCGCGGCTGTGGCGGAAGCAGCGCGGCGCGGCCGAGGCGCTGCTGGAGCGGCTCGGCGAGCGGCGGTGAGgaggcggccggggccgggcggggcgggcaggggggTGAAGGCTCGGCTGATCGCGGTGTGCCGGCAGGGAGGAGCTCCGGGCCGTGCGCGATGCCGTGGCGGCCGCCGGCGCCGCCGTGCTGCGGCTGTACGAGGAGCGGGGCCCGGCCGAGCTGCCGGCGGTTCTGCGGCGCGGTCCGCGCTGCCCCTCGCTGGCCGATgtgctggaggggctgcaggacgTGGAACGCTACTACCGGCACCTGTATCCTGCTCCGGGGGTCTCTGGGCTGCGCTGGGGGTGtcagggcagcgctggggggctgttttctctttgttatcCTTAACGGGCACGAAGGTACTTGGAGAGCAAACTGCTCCTGCAGCGCATCACCTTGGACAGCCTGGCAGACGTGGAAGCCCTCCCGCAGTCCTGGGAGAGGATTTTGGAGCGCTACAAAGAAGACAGCGTCGTTCAAGGTAGTTCCGTGTACAGAGAGCTGAGGGGGTCTCTCTGGGGACAGAcaccagcagcagtgggtgACACATCTTTGTGACCTGCTCTGAGATCTCAGTCAGTTGAAAGTACTCAGCAtcacacctgggcacagctggaagcagcatCCTCCCTCACAACGCATCAAGGGCTCAGTGACCCATTTCATTTAGTCAGTTTTACCCACACTTTCTTTTATTGCCTTTGGAAACACGTTTTTGGGAGTACAGAATTCGGGTAGAGCGCGTTAAGCTGACAGGGCTGTTGTGTTCTCTCTGTCTCAGATACGCTCCTGAAGGTCTCGCTGTTCGTGGAGAACCATCGGGAGGTGAGCTGCTCACCTGGCTCCTGACAGCGCAGCAGGGACTGGCACTGACCAGCTTCTGGAGTGTTCTGCAATGCTGCAAAGGGGACCAGGAACTGAGGGAACTCTCCTGGTGGAAGCTGACTGAGTTGAGTCTCGGCCTCAGCACGAAATGCTTGAACTGTGCCATTTTCAAATGGCCTTGGTCTCTGAAGAGGCTGAGCCGAAAAAGCCATGAGGATAGAGGGGAGTCACCTCCAGCTGTGGAACTtgtcctttccttctcctgacCTGGATGTTTTgtatcatggaaaaaaaaatgttgatacTTACTTACATGCGGTGCTGCAGATGTTTAACAGTTCTTCAGGCTGGTGTCATGAAAGATAATTGGGCTCTGTCCTTACAAACAAAATATGTCAGATGAGGGCTTAGATACAGTGGTCACCTCATGTGCTTGGGCAGTGCGTTTGTATTCATCCCACCTGGGcatggaggaggaaggaagca
Encoded proteins:
- the CDCA8 gene encoding borealin; this translates as MAPARRKGGSSSRGRKLAAFLKDFDREVNRRLERLRADGECLVKEIENLYDMAILRLPLELRQMNWLEYYAKQGSGKTLEEVAMADLEIAEIDKLTAGVINTPFDIVKKVDKFKRSVETVEEAEPPSLPLPKKSRVDSQCPSETEAENVNPRTAKVKASAKKPPVARRPPSARVKRMSKRSSKNSFITPATGRMVDICARGGTSMVTPRFDSRVFKTPGLRTPALNERVYTISANGSPLADTGDAVLTLPLGGGESIRLTAKDLTKRNFLQLNPKARGLMKKLSVCLAQACNEAKIPLDGSQ
- the AIRIM gene encoding AFG2-interacting ribosome maturation factor — encoded protein: MAAPLLPALRAWAEAAARAEAAARAALEASGPLLDSLAALAAQVRAARRLPWDASPLGAFPELRARLWRKQRGAAEALLERLGERREELRAVRDAVAAAGAAVLRLYEERGPAELPAVLRRGPRCPSLADVLEGLQDVERYYRHLYLESKLLLQRITLDSLADVEALPQSWERILERYKEDSVVQDTLLKVSLFVENHREVSCSPGS